The following coding sequences lie in one Xiphias gladius isolate SHS-SW01 ecotype Sanya breed wild chromosome 24, ASM1685928v1, whole genome shotgun sequence genomic window:
- the ubp1 gene encoding upstream-binding protein 1 isoform X2 — MLFWQPYTENFRAPVQRPGGASYTRDVLALPIFKQEDSSLPTENETKNPPFQYVLCAATSPAVKLHDETLTYLNQGQSYEVRMLDNRKTGELPELNNKMVKSIVRVVFHDRRLQYTEHQQLEGWKWNRPGDRLLDIDIPMSVGIVEPKTHPSQLNAAEFLWDMNKRTSVFVQVHCISTEFTPRKHGGEKGVPFRIQFDTFALGDSGEYTEHLHSASCQIKVFKPKGADRKQKTDREKMEKRTPQEKEKYQPSYDTTILSETRLEPIIEDAGDHELKKSSKRTLPADCGDSLAKRGSCSPWPDNAYVSTNQAATPSFTSTPLSTYTTSSVPDSDSSSPNHQADPSSHGNLEQLSPTASIQDTQKWLLKNRFSSYTRLFSHFSGSDLLKLTRDDLVQICGPADGIRLFNALKSRSVCPRLTVYVCQESPRESPLLERHGTNENGEHSISSSLRVYHALYLEELTAAELLRKMACVCSLPLGKINQVYRQGPTGIHILLSDQMVYNLPDESCFLIRTVKDELGEGLHLILK, encoded by the exons ATGCTGTTCTGGCAGCCCTACACTGAAAACTTCCGAGCCCCCGTACAGAGACCCGGCGGAGCCAGTTACACACG tgatgTGCTGGCTCTGCCAATCTTTAAGCAGGAGGACTCCAGCCTTCCTACCGAAAACGAGACCAAAAATCCCCCATTCCAGTATGTGCTGTGCGCTGCCACCTCGCCTGCTGTCAAACTGCATGACGAGACACTCACATACCTAAACCAAG gccaGTCTTACGAAGTGCGTATGTTGGACAACAGGAAGACAGGGGAGTTACCAGAGCTCAACAACAAGATGGTGAAG agcATAGTGCGAGTGGTGTTTCATGACCGCCGGCTACAGTACACAGAGCACCAGCAGCTTGAGGGTTGGAAGTGGAATCGTCCTGGCGACCGTCTCCTTGACATCG ATATCCCCATGTCAGTGGGGATTGTGGAGCCGAAGACTCACCCCTCCCAGCTCAACGCTGCAGAGTTCCTGTGGGACATGAACAAAAGGacttctgtttttgtgcag GTGCACTGCATCAGCACAGAGTTCACTCCCAGGAAACATGGTGGCGAGAAGGGCGTCCCCTTCAGGATCCAGTTCGACACATTCGCCCTGGGAGACAGTGGAGAGTACACAGAGCACCTCCACTCTGCCTCCTGCCAAATCAAAGTCTTTAAG CCAAAGGGGGCGGACCGTAagcaaaagacagacagggagaagatggagaaacgCACACCTCAAGAGAAGGAAAAGTACCAGCCCTCTTACGATACCACTATCCTGTCAGAG ACGAGGCTCGAACCCATCATAGAGGATGCGGGTGACCATGAGCTGAAAAAGTCCAGCAAGCGGACACTTCCCGCTGACTGTGGCGACTCCTTGGCCAAGAGAGGCAGT TGCTCCCCATGGCCAGACAATGCCTACGTCAGCACCAACCAGGCAGCTactccctccttcacctccaCCCCGCTGTCCACCTACACAACCTCCTCAGTACCGGAcag TGACTCATCCTCTCCCAATCACCAGGCAGACCCCAGCAGCCATGGCAACTTGGAG CAGCTGAGTCCCACTGCGTCCATACAGGACACACAGAAGTGGCTGCTGAAGAATCGCTTCAGCTCCTACACACGGCTCTTCTCTCACTTCTCAG GTTCTGATTTGTTGAAGCTAACCCGGGACGACCTGGTCCAGATTTGTGGACCAGCAGATGGGATCAGACTTTTCAATGCACTTAAATCCAG gtcgGTGTGTCCGAGGTTGACAGTGTATGTCTGTCAGGAGTCCCCTCGGGAGAGTCCCCTGCTGGAGAGACACGGCACCAATGAAAATGGAGAGCACAGCATCTCCTCTAGTTTACGCG tgtaCCACGCTCTGTACCTAGAGGAGCTGACGGCTGCAGAATTGCTCCGCAAGATGGCCTGTGTGTGCAGCCTTCCACTGGGAAAAATCAACCAGGTGTACAGGCAGGGTCCTACAGGCATACACATCCTGCTTAGTGACCAG aTGGTTTACAACTTGCCTGACGAGAGCTGTTTTTTGATCAGAACTGTCAAAG ATGAACTGGGTGAAGGACTCCATCTAATCCTGAAGTAG
- the ubp1 gene encoding upstream-binding protein 1 isoform X1, translating into MAWVLKMDDATIESGLVHDFDASLSGIGQELGAGAYSMSDVLALPIFKQEDSSLPTENETKNPPFQYVLCAATSPAVKLHDETLTYLNQGQSYEVRMLDNRKTGELPELNNKMVKSIVRVVFHDRRLQYTEHQQLEGWKWNRPGDRLLDIDIPMSVGIVEPKTHPSQLNAAEFLWDMNKRTSVFVQVHCISTEFTPRKHGGEKGVPFRIQFDTFALGDSGEYTEHLHSASCQIKVFKPKGADRKQKTDREKMEKRTPQEKEKYQPSYDTTILSETRLEPIIEDAGDHELKKSSKRTLPADCGDSLAKRGSCSPWPDNAYVSTNQAATPSFTSTPLSTYTTSSVPDSDSSSPNHQADPSSHGNLEQLSPTASIQDTQKWLLKNRFSSYTRLFSHFSGSDLLKLTRDDLVQICGPADGIRLFNALKSRSVCPRLTVYVCQESPRESPLLERHGTNENGEHSISSSLRVYHALYLEELTAAELLRKMACVCSLPLGKINQVYRQGPTGIHILLSDQMVYNLPDESCFLIRTVKDELGEGLHLILK; encoded by the exons ATGGCCTGGGTGCTGAAGATGGACGACGCCACCATCGAGTCGGGGCTGGTGCACGACTTCGATGCCAGCCTGTCCGGCATCGGGCAGGAGCTGGGGGCTGGAGCCTACAGCATGAG tgatgTGCTGGCTCTGCCAATCTTTAAGCAGGAGGACTCCAGCCTTCCTACCGAAAACGAGACCAAAAATCCCCCATTCCAGTATGTGCTGTGCGCTGCCACCTCGCCTGCTGTCAAACTGCATGACGAGACACTCACATACCTAAACCAAG gccaGTCTTACGAAGTGCGTATGTTGGACAACAGGAAGACAGGGGAGTTACCAGAGCTCAACAACAAGATGGTGAAG agcATAGTGCGAGTGGTGTTTCATGACCGCCGGCTACAGTACACAGAGCACCAGCAGCTTGAGGGTTGGAAGTGGAATCGTCCTGGCGACCGTCTCCTTGACATCG ATATCCCCATGTCAGTGGGGATTGTGGAGCCGAAGACTCACCCCTCCCAGCTCAACGCTGCAGAGTTCCTGTGGGACATGAACAAAAGGacttctgtttttgtgcag GTGCACTGCATCAGCACAGAGTTCACTCCCAGGAAACATGGTGGCGAGAAGGGCGTCCCCTTCAGGATCCAGTTCGACACATTCGCCCTGGGAGACAGTGGAGAGTACACAGAGCACCTCCACTCTGCCTCCTGCCAAATCAAAGTCTTTAAG CCAAAGGGGGCGGACCGTAagcaaaagacagacagggagaagatggagaaacgCACACCTCAAGAGAAGGAAAAGTACCAGCCCTCTTACGATACCACTATCCTGTCAGAG ACGAGGCTCGAACCCATCATAGAGGATGCGGGTGACCATGAGCTGAAAAAGTCCAGCAAGCGGACACTTCCCGCTGACTGTGGCGACTCCTTGGCCAAGAGAGGCAGT TGCTCCCCATGGCCAGACAATGCCTACGTCAGCACCAACCAGGCAGCTactccctccttcacctccaCCCCGCTGTCCACCTACACAACCTCCTCAGTACCGGAcag TGACTCATCCTCTCCCAATCACCAGGCAGACCCCAGCAGCCATGGCAACTTGGAG CAGCTGAGTCCCACTGCGTCCATACAGGACACACAGAAGTGGCTGCTGAAGAATCGCTTCAGCTCCTACACACGGCTCTTCTCTCACTTCTCAG GTTCTGATTTGTTGAAGCTAACCCGGGACGACCTGGTCCAGATTTGTGGACCAGCAGATGGGATCAGACTTTTCAATGCACTTAAATCCAG gtcgGTGTGTCCGAGGTTGACAGTGTATGTCTGTCAGGAGTCCCCTCGGGAGAGTCCCCTGCTGGAGAGACACGGCACCAATGAAAATGGAGAGCACAGCATCTCCTCTAGTTTACGCG tgtaCCACGCTCTGTACCTAGAGGAGCTGACGGCTGCAGAATTGCTCCGCAAGATGGCCTGTGTGTGCAGCCTTCCACTGGGAAAAATCAACCAGGTGTACAGGCAGGGTCCTACAGGCATACACATCCTGCTTAGTGACCAG aTGGTTTACAACTTGCCTGACGAGAGCTGTTTTTTGATCAGAACTGTCAAAG ATGAACTGGGTGAAGGACTCCATCTAATCCTGAAGTAG